The DNA sequence CGGACGCCAGGCCGAGGCCCTCGCCGTCTACGCCGACACCCGCCGCCTGCTCGCCGACGAGCTCGGCGTCGACCCGCGCCCCGGCCTCCAGGAGCTCCAGCAGCGCATCCTCCAGGCCGACCCGGCCCTCGCCGAGCCCTCGGCCCCCGCCGCCGAGCCGTCCGCCGGGGTGATCCGGCCCGCGCAACTGCCCGCCACCGTGCAGGACTTCACCGGCCGCGTCTCCTTCGTCAAGGAGCTGAGCGACATCCTCTCCACGGCCGAGGGCCGCGTCATGGCCGTCTCGGCCCTCGCGGGCATCGGCGGCGTCGGCAAGACCACCCTCGCCGTGCACGTCGCGCACGCCGCGCGCCCGCACTTCCCCGACGGCCAGCTGTACGTCGACCTCCAGGGCGCGGGCCCCAGAGTCGCCGAGCCCGAGACGGTCCTCGGCGCCTTCCTGCGCGCCCTCGGCACAGCCGACCCCGACATCCCGGACACCCTGGAGGAGCGGGCCGCCCTGTTCCGCTCCGTCCTGGACGGCCGCCGCGTCCTCGTCCTGCTCGACAACGCCCGCGACGCCGCCCAGGTCCGGCCCCTCCTGCCCGGCACGGAGGGCTGCGCCGCCCTGGTCACGTCCCGCACCCGCATGGTGGACCTGGCCGGGGCCCACCTCGTCGACCTGGACGTGATGTCCCCCGACGAGGCACTCCAGCTCTTCACGAAGATCGTCGGCGAGGAGCGGGTCGCCTCCGAGCGGGAGGCGGCCCTCGACGTGGTCGCCGCCTGCGGCTTCCTGCCCCTGGCCATCCGCATCGCGGCCTCACGGCTCGCGGCCCGCCGCACCTGGACCGTCTCCACCCTGGCCGCGAAGCTGGCCGACGAGCGCCGCCGCCTCGACGAGCTCCAGGCGGGCGACCTCGCCGTCGAGGCCACCTTCGAACTCGGCTACGGCCAGCTGGAGCCCGTCCAGGCCCGCGCCTTCCGCCTCCTGGGCCTCGCCGACGGCCCCGACATCTCCCTCACCGCCGCCGCCGCGATGCTCGACCTCCCGCCGGAGGACGCCGAGGACCTCCTGGAGTCCCTGGTCGACACCTCCCTCCTGGAGTCCGCCGCCCCCGGCCGCTACCGCTACCACGACCTCCTCCGCCTCTACGCCCGCGCCTGCGCCGAACGCGACGAGCTCCCGCCCAGCGAACGCGAGGCCGCGCTCTCCCGCCTCCTGGACTTCTACCTGGCCTCGGCAGCCCGGGTGTACGCGATCGAACGTCCCGGTGACCGGACAGTTGATCACCTGGAGTCCGTCGACCACCCCGTACGCGGCTTCGCGGAAGACGACAAGGCCCTCGACTGGCTGCACGCGGAGGCGGCCTGCATCCTGGCCTGCGTACAGCAGTCCCTGGGGCACGCCGGGCTGCGGCGCGCGGTGGACCTGCTGCTCGCGGCCAAGGACCTGGTGGAGTCGGGGGCGAGTTCGCACCGCTTCGAGCTGGTGACCCGGGCGGCCTGCGACGCCGCCCA is a window from the Streptomyces spectabilis genome containing:
- a CDS encoding AfsR/SARP family transcriptional regulator, which codes for MLGPVRAWLGDESLSTGSPQQRALLAALLLRDGRTATASELIDAIWGEEPPSQALAAIRTYASRLRKVLPTGALVSESGGYAVRAADGALDLAEAETLWTAAERARAQGDLCQARALVNQALSLWDGEPLANVPGPYADAQRTRLEEWRLQLVEARLDMDLEQGCHAESVSELTALTAAHPLRERLRELLMLALYRSGRQAEALAVYADTRRLLADELGVDPRPGLQELQQRILQADPALAEPSAPAAEPSAGVIRPAQLPATVQDFTGRVSFVKELSDILSTAEGRVMAVSALAGIGGVGKTTLAVHVAHAARPHFPDGQLYVDLQGAGPRVAEPETVLGAFLRALGTADPDIPDTLEERAALFRSVLDGRRVLVLLDNARDAAQVRPLLPGTEGCAALVTSRTRMVDLAGAHLVDLDVMSPDEALQLFTKIVGEERVASEREAALDVVAACGFLPLAIRIAASRLAARRTWTVSTLAAKLADERRRLDELQAGDLAVEATFELGYGQLEPVQARAFRLLGLADGPDISLTAAAAMLDLPPEDAEDLLESLVDTSLLESAAPGRYRYHDLLRLYARACAERDELPPSEREAALSRLLDFYLASAARVYAIERPGDRTVDHLESVDHPVRGFAEDDKALDWLHAEAACILACVQQSLGHAGLRRAVDLLLAAKDLVESGASSHRFELVTRAACDAAHRAEDAHAEGRARVTLGQVLNKLGSFEQAAVELQRVADHAETTEDPWTRGNAANELAIAVGCMNQHSGSEPHVLKTIETHVLRAIEAFRLDGNRHSEASALCNWSRVLAMMGRTDQSIDLARQGVELYDELGLSFRVANARYALGISLSQAGRHAEALAQLTEAHRVFAENRQRLWEGTAHYRIAQTHLAARRPAQAAKHAEQALATGCVGGDWMRANVLTVLGRALDTLGQIDRARACWSKALALHEQTGAPEADEVRVLLRPVAAA